ACTTCCTGCGAGGTGCGGGCGTCGTCTTCGAGCCAACGGTACTGATCGGCGACCTGCGTGCCGTGGAAGTCGTCGGCCTGCTCGACGCGGCGGGTATCGGGGTACTTCAACTTGGCGTCCTCGGCGTGGGCGGCGGCAACGGCGGACAAACAAACGAGGGCAAAGAGGGCGAGACGCATCGCAGGACTCTCCGAATCTCGGTGGGCGATCTGGAAGAAAAGAGTTCGAGTTCTCTCAGGCGGGGTATCCTACCCTACATCTCGGGCTATCAACACCACCGCCAGCGATGGCCATCGGCGGTGATTTCGCGCACTAACTGCTCGCGCTGCGGTAGCTCAACAGCGCCCGCTGAAAAACCCAGCGGCTGAAGGCGAGGCTCGCCACGGTTGCGAACAGGGCGAACCCGGCGAGCGGCCAGTCGGCGGCGCTCAGCGGCTTCGCGAGCGTTGCGGCGGGGACGTTGATCACCACCAGAATCGGGATGAAGTACGTAAACGCATACCGCAACGGGCTGCCGAACGGACCGGCGTAGATCTCCATCGGGTAGCGCGAAAAGTTGGTGATGTAAAACCAGAAGTCGTACAGCGACTGATTGCGGCCGAGCCAAATGCTGGTGGCGGCGAGCGCGATCATCACGCTGTAGAGGATCAGCGTCCCCATAATCACGTAGAGTGGGTAGAGCACGAACTGAATCGGACTGAGCGTGAGCCCCTCGATTCGTGGAATCGAGTAGGCGAGCAGCGCCAGCGCAAGCACCAGTTTTGGAATCGCCGACCAATTGATGCGCTGCAGCGAGACGAGAAACTGCGTGTCGATGGGCTTCAGCAGCGCGAAGTCGAGCCCGCCGGTGCGCGTCAGTTCGCTTAGTTCCTCGGCGTTCGACATGAACAGCCCTTCGACGAGGCTGTTCACCAAAATCGTCGTCGCGATGAAGACGAAAAACTCGTACTGCGACCAGCCGGCGATCGATGCGTGCCCGTCGCCGTCGGCGTACATCAGCCGGTAGATGAGCGTGTAAAAGCCGAGGTTCATCAGCGCCCACGAGACGCCGAAGATCACCTCGATGATGTAGTTCGTCCGGAACGTCATGTCGCGGATGAGGCTGTTCCGCGCGAACATCCAGAAGACGGCGAGATAGGAGGGGCGGTGCATTGAAAATTAATGGGGAATGGGGAGTGTGGAATGGGGCGACTCAACGTGACGGAGGCTTTGCCCCCATTCCCCATTCAGCATTCGACATTCGTCCTCACCCTCCATACCCGCTGTAACGATTGAACCCCGCGTGCATCATGCGGCGGCAGAGGACGAAAAAGAACAACGTCCAAAGCGCCATCACGCCCATCTCCTGCCACAGCTGATCGGCCGGAATCTTCTGCAAGAACACCGCGGCTGGGAAGTACGCGAGATACTTCAGCGGCATCCAACCGACCCACGTCCGCCATGGCTCCGGCAAAATCTCCAGCGGGAACATGTGCCCCGAGAAGAAGAAGTTGAACAGCATGTACACGAACAGCAGCGAGCTAATCTCAAGCGTCCAAAACCCCGCGAGGCCGAGCGAGGCTTCGAGAAAAAAGCCGAGCAAGAACGACATCACCAGCGACAGCAAAAACGCCGCCAAGTACTCGCCCGGCGGCCAACCGGGGAAGTAACTGCGGCACAGCCAAAAGACGAGCGCAAACGGCCCGATCGCGACGCCGTAGTAGACGACCTTGTGCCCCAGCCGCGCGAGCAACGAAAAACCGACGAGGTCGATCGGCTGGATCAGAAACTTCTTGATCTCGCCGTTGCGAATTTGCCCGGCGATGCCGCTCGCCAGGCCCGGCATGCTCGAGAACGCGCGGGCGACCATCGTCAGCAGGTAGTAGGCAACGATATCGTCGCGCGTGAAGCCAACCATCGTGCCGCTGCCCGACGAGGCAAAGACTGCCGTCCACAAGAAGATCTGCGTGATGATCGGCAAGAACCGCATCGTCGTGCCGAGCACGAAGTCGCCGCGATACGCGAGCCGTTCGGCGACGCACATCGTGAAGACGGTCCACCAGATTTGAGCGCGGGCGAGCATGCGGGCGAGGTTCCTACCGATTGCCGGCGGCGGCGACGTTGGCCGCGGCGGCCGCGATGTTGGCGTCGGATGAATCGCCGTCCTTCTTTTCGCTGAGCGCGAACAAACTGGCGATCACCTCTTCGAGCGGCGGGTCCTCGACGCTGACGTCGAGGATCGAGTAATTGGCGAGCACATTGGTGAGCACGCTGGCGATTTGGTTGCGATCGACTTCGATCTTCGCCCGCGGCGGCGCGATTTCGCGGATCTCGCCAAAACGAGCGAGGTCGCTCGGCATGCGATCGTCGGCGAAGTCGACCGTGAGAATCTTGTAGTCGCTGAAGCGGTCGATCACCCCTTCGAGCGACCCATCGTGCACGATCTCGCCGCCGGCGATGATCACCACGCGCTTGCAGAGCGCCGCGATGTCCTTCATGTAATGGCTGGTCAGCAGAATCGTGATGCCGCGCACTTGCTGGTAGTGCTTCAGGAACTTCTGAATGTTGTGCTGCGCGACGACGTCGAGACCGATCGTCGGTTCGTCGAGGAACAAC
This sequence is a window from Lacipirellula parvula. Protein-coding genes within it:
- a CDS encoding ABC transporter permease; amino-acid sequence: MHRPSYLAVFWMFARNSLIRDMTFRTNYIIEVIFGVSWALMNLGFYTLIYRLMYADGDGHASIAGWSQYEFFVFIATTILVNSLVEGLFMSNAEELSELTRTGGLDFALLKPIDTQFLVSLQRINWSAIPKLVLALALLAYSIPRIEGLTLSPIQFVLYPLYVIMGTLILYSVMIALAATSIWLGRNQSLYDFWFYITNFSRYPMEIYAGPFGSPLRYAFTYFIPILVVINVPAATLAKPLSAADWPLAGFALFATVASLAFSRWVFQRALLSYRSASS
- a CDS encoding ABC transporter permease codes for the protein MLARAQIWWTVFTMCVAERLAYRGDFVLGTTMRFLPIITQIFLWTAVFASSGSGTMVGFTRDDIVAYYLLTMVARAFSSMPGLASGIAGQIRNGEIKKFLIQPIDLVGFSLLARLGHKVVYYGVAIGPFALVFWLCRSYFPGWPPGEYLAAFLLSLVMSFLLGFFLEASLGLAGFWTLEISSLLFVYMLFNFFFSGHMFPLEILPEPWRTWVGWMPLKYLAYFPAAVFLQKIPADQLWQEMGVMALWTLFFFVLCRRMMHAGFNRYSGYGG